One Tessaracoccus lacteus DNA window includes the following coding sequences:
- a CDS encoding adenylate kinase, which yields MRLLIMGAPGAGKGTQATALAARYGVPAISTGDIFRHNIRNATPLGIKVKELIDAGEYVPDDVTEEIVAARLAEPDCAQGFLLDGFPRTMHQVHFLDRHLTEHGQALDAVVSLMVQPEALVQRLLQRAELEGRADDNEDTIRRRMEVYAGQTAPLLFHYESKGLLVEVDGTGSVEEVRQRMFGLVDAHTAR from the coding sequence ATGAGGTTGTTGATCATGGGCGCCCCCGGCGCCGGCAAGGGCACCCAGGCGACCGCGCTGGCCGCCAGGTACGGGGTTCCCGCGATCTCGACCGGAGACATCTTCAGGCACAACATCAGGAACGCCACGCCGCTCGGCATCAAGGTCAAGGAGCTGATCGACGCCGGCGAGTACGTGCCGGACGACGTCACCGAGGAGATCGTTGCCGCGCGGCTGGCCGAGCCCGACTGCGCGCAGGGCTTCCTGCTCGACGGCTTCCCTCGCACCATGCACCAGGTGCACTTCCTCGACCGCCACCTCACGGAGCACGGCCAGGCGCTCGACGCGGTCGTGTCGCTGATGGTGCAGCCAGAGGCGCTCGTGCAGCGCCTCCTGCAGCGCGCCGAGCTCGAGGGACGCGCCGACGACAACGAGGACACCATCCGCCGCCGGATGGAGGTCTACGCGGGCCAGACCGCCCCGCTGCTGTTCCACTACGAGTCCAAGGGCCTCCTCGTCGAGGTCGACGGAACCGGATCGGTCGAGGAGGTCCGCCAGCGGATGTTCGGCCTCGTGGACGCGCACACCGCCAGATGA
- the rpsE gene encoding 30S ribosomal protein S5: MSETQQRRSGGGDRRGRDDRRGQAPKEENKYLERVVTINRVAKVVQGGRRFSFTALVVVGDGEGNVGVGYGKAKEVPAAIAKGVEEAKKHFFRVPLIQRTIPHPVQGEKAAGVVMLRPASPGTGVIAGGSVRAVLECAGVHDVLAKSLGSSNAINVVHATVDALKQLEEPEAVARRRGMAVEDVAPAALLRAAKEEVAK; encoded by the coding sequence ATGAGTGAGACCCAGCAGCGCCGTTCCGGCGGCGGGGACCGTCGTGGCCGTGACGATCGTCGTGGCCAGGCTCCCAAGGAAGAGAACAAGTACCTCGAGCGCGTGGTGACCATCAACCGCGTCGCCAAGGTCGTCCAGGGTGGTCGTCGCTTCAGCTTCACCGCACTGGTCGTCGTCGGCGACGGCGAGGGGAACGTCGGCGTCGGTTACGGCAAGGCGAAGGAGGTGCCGGCCGCGATCGCCAAGGGCGTTGAAGAGGCCAAGAAGCACTTCTTCCGCGTTCCGCTGATCCAGCGCACGATCCCGCACCCGGTGCAGGGCGAGAAGGCGGCCGGTGTCGTCATGCTCCGTCCGGCCAGCCCCGGTACCGGCGTCATCGCCGGTGGCTCGGTGCGTGCGGTCCTCGAGTGCGCGGGCGTCCACGACGTCCTCGCCAAGTCGCTCGGCTCGTCCAACGCGATCAACGTGGTGCACGCCACCGTCGACGCGCTGAAGCAGCTCGAGGAGCCCGAGGCCGTGGCACGTCGCCGCGGCATGGCCGTGGAGGACGTCGCCCCGGCGGCTCTGCTCCGCGCAGCCAAGGAAGAGGTGGCCAAGTGA
- the secY gene encoding preprotein translocase subunit SecY, giving the protein MLSALANALKTPDLRKKILFTLGIITVFRLGSSIPTPNVNMSRINECVDLASSGDQAGLYSIVNLFSGGALLHLTIFALGIMPYITASIILQLLTVVIPKLEALKKEGASGTAKITEYTRYLTLVLAVLNATAYVTMARTGQLFQGCTGIIYSEDLFPLITMVLIMTAGTGVIMWMGELITERGIGNGMSIMIFTQIAASFPTGLWSIKQGHPGAVGWFLFFAVIGIGLLVMLAIIWIEQGQRRIPVQYAKRMVGRRLVGGSTTYIPLKVNQSGVIPVIFASSIMYLPVLYATFRPEGAVSEWIIANFTGSGVYSWVYTVVQFVLIIAFCYFYVSITFNPEEVSDNMKKYGGFIPGIRAGKPTERYLAYVLSRLTAPGSLYLATIALIPTLAFIAVGAQQNFPFGGTSILIIVGVGLDTVKKIESQLQQRNYEGFLR; this is encoded by the coding sequence ATGCTCTCCGCTCTCGCTAACGCGTTGAAGACCCCGGACCTTCGCAAGAAGATCCTCTTCACGCTGGGCATCATCACCGTGTTCCGACTCGGCTCATCGATCCCGACCCCGAACGTCAACATGTCGCGCATCAACGAGTGCGTCGACCTCGCCTCCAGCGGCGACCAGGCCGGGCTGTACTCGATCGTGAACCTGTTCTCCGGTGGTGCGCTGCTGCACCTGACGATCTTCGCGCTCGGCATCATGCCCTACATCACCGCGTCGATCATCCTGCAGCTTCTCACGGTCGTGATCCCCAAGCTCGAGGCCCTCAAGAAGGAGGGTGCCTCCGGCACCGCGAAGATCACCGAGTACACCCGGTATCTGACGCTGGTGCTCGCCGTGCTGAACGCCACCGCGTACGTCACGATGGCGCGCACCGGCCAGCTGTTCCAGGGCTGCACGGGCATCATCTATTCCGAGGACCTGTTCCCGCTGATCACGATGGTCCTGATCATGACCGCCGGCACCGGCGTGATCATGTGGATGGGTGAGCTGATCACCGAGCGCGGCATCGGTAACGGCATGTCCATCATGATCTTCACCCAGATCGCGGCCAGCTTCCCGACCGGCCTGTGGTCGATCAAGCAGGGCCACCCCGGCGCCGTCGGCTGGTTCCTCTTCTTCGCCGTCATCGGCATCGGGCTGCTCGTCATGCTCGCGATCATCTGGATCGAGCAGGGGCAGCGCCGTATCCCGGTCCAGTACGCCAAGCGCATGGTCGGGCGCCGCCTCGTCGGCGGCTCCACCACCTACATCCCGCTGAAGGTCAACCAGTCCGGCGTCATCCCCGTCATCTTCGCCTCGTCGATCATGTACCTGCCGGTCCTGTACGCCACCTTCCGCCCCGAGGGCGCGGTGTCCGAGTGGATCATCGCCAACTTCACCGGCAGCGGCGTCTACTCGTGGGTGTACACGGTCGTCCAGTTCGTCCTCATCATCGCCTTCTGCTACTTCTACGTGTCGATCACCTTCAACCCCGAAGAGGTCTCCGACAACATGAAGAAGTACGGCGGCTTCATCCCCGGCATCCGTGCCGGGAAGCCGACCGAGCGCTACCTCGCCTACGTGCTGTCACGGCTGACCGCGCCTGGCTCGCTGTACCTGGCGACGATCGCACTGATCCCGACGCTCGCGTTCATCGCGGTCGGGGCTCAGCAGAACTTCCCGTTCGGCGGCACGTCGATCCTCATCATCGTCGGCGTCGGTCTCGACACCGTCAAGAAGATCGAGAGCCAGCTCCAGCAGCGCAACTACGAAGGATTCCTGCGATGA
- the rplE gene encoding 50S ribosomal protein L5: protein MTATATAMPRLKAKYRETIVPALQEEFQYSNVMQIPGLVKIVVNMGVGEAARDSKIIEGAIRDLTAITGQKPAVTKARKSIAQFKLREGQPIGCHVTLRGDRMWEFADRLLTLALPRIRDFRGLNGRQFDGNGNYTFGLSEQVMFLEIDQDKIDRVRGMDITFVTSATNDVEGRALLKHLGFPFKAVDDPKKQSAKRGPAYYAKKKK from the coding sequence ATGACCGCCACCGCTACCGCGATGCCCCGTCTGAAGGCCAAGTACCGCGAGACCATCGTCCCGGCCCTGCAGGAGGAGTTCCAGTACTCCAACGTCATGCAGATCCCCGGTCTGGTGAAGATCGTCGTGAACATGGGTGTCGGCGAGGCCGCACGCGACTCGAAGATCATCGAGGGCGCCATCCGCGACCTCACCGCGATCACCGGTCAGAAGCCGGCCGTCACCAAGGCCCGCAAGTCCATTGCGCAGTTCAAGCTCCGTGAGGGCCAGCCCATCGGCTGCCACGTCACGCTGCGTGGCGACCGCATGTGGGAGTTCGCGGACCGTCTCCTGACGCTTGCGCTGCCCCGTATCCGCGACTTCCGTGGCCTCAACGGCCGCCAGTTCGACGGTAACGGCAACTACACCTTCGGTCTGTCCGAGCAGGTCATGTTCCTCGAGATCGATCAGGACAAGATCGATCGCGTGCGCGGCATGGACATCACCTTCGTGACGTCCGCGACCAACGACGTGGAGGGTCGCGCGCTGCTCAAGCACCTCGGCTTCCCGTTCAAGGCCGTCGACGACCCGAAGAAGCAGTCGGCCAAGCGCGGTCCCGCGTACTACGCCAAGAAGAAGAAGTGA
- the rplO gene encoding 50S ribosomal protein L15 — MSLKLHHLRPAPGAKTAKTRVGRGEGSKGKTAGRGTKGTGARKNVPENFEGGQMPLHMRLPKLKGFKNPFRVEFQVVNVGRIAELFPQGGKVGVAELIAAGAVRDGKLVKVLGTGDVAVKLDVTAHAFSGSAKEKLAAAGGSANEL; from the coding sequence ATGTCGCTGAAGCTTCATCACCTGCGTCCCGCCCCGGGCGCCAAGACGGCGAAGACCCGTGTTGGCCGCGGTGAGGGATCCAAGGGTAAGACCGCTGGTCGCGGCACGAAGGGTACCGGCGCTCGCAAGAACGTTCCGGAGAACTTCGAGGGTGGCCAGATGCCGCTGCACATGCGGCTCCCGAAGCTCAAGGGCTTCAAGAACCCGTTCCGCGTGGAGTTCCAGGTCGTCAACGTCGGCCGGATCGCCGAGCTGTTCCCGCAGGGTGGCAAGGTCGGCGTCGCCGAGCTCATCGCCGCCGGGGCGGTGCGCGACGGCAAGCTCGTCAAGGTGCTCGGCACCGGTGACGTGGCCGTCAAGCTCGACGTGACCGCCCACGCGTTCTCGGGCTCCGCCAAGGAGAAGCTGGCTGCCGCCGGCGGCTCCGCGAACGAGCTCTGA
- the rpsH gene encoding 30S ribosomal protein S8, whose protein sequence is MTMTDPIADMLTRVRNANQAFQDSTSMPSSKIKVGIAEILKANGYIAGYELTEVEGQVGKTLKVSLKYGESRERSISGIKRISKPGLRVYAKSTELPKVLGGLGIAIISTSQGLLTDRDAKAKSVGGEVLAYVW, encoded by the coding sequence ATGACGATGACTGATCCGATCGCAGACATGCTCACGCGTGTCCGCAACGCCAACCAGGCGTTCCAGGATTCCACGTCCATGCCGTCGTCGAAGATCAAGGTGGGCATCGCCGAGATCCTGAAGGCCAACGGCTACATCGCCGGCTACGAGCTGACCGAGGTCGAGGGCCAGGTCGGCAAGACGCTCAAGGTCTCGCTGAAGTACGGCGAGTCCCGCGAGCGTTCGATCTCCGGCATCAAGCGCATCAGCAAGCCCGGTCTTCGCGTCTACGCGAAGTCCACCGAGCTGCCGAAGGTGCTCGGCGGCCTGGGCATCGCCATCATCTCGACGTCGCAGGGTCTGCTGACCGACCGCGACGCCAAGGCCAAGTCCGTGGGCGGCGAAGTTCTCGCCTACGTCTGGTGA
- the rpmD gene encoding 50S ribosomal protein L30, whose product MARLKITQAKSGVGGKQYQRDTLRTLGLKRIGDQVVREDRPEVLGMIRTVAHLVTVEEVK is encoded by the coding sequence ATGGCTCGTCTCAAGATCACCCAGGCAAAGTCTGGGGTGGGTGGCAAGCAGTACCAGCGTGACACGCTGCGTACGCTCGGCCTCAAGCGCATCGGTGACCAGGTCGTCCGCGAGGACCGCCCCGAGGTCCTCGGCATGATCCGCACCGTCGCCCACCTCGTTACCGTGGAAGAGGTGAAGTGA
- the rplR gene encoding 50S ribosomal protein L18 codes for MAISIKHNKSLAPKVASRTRRQLRARKKINGTPERPRLVVTRSSRHLFVQVIDDVAGTTLASASTMEADLRATEADKSAKAKKVGELIAARAKAAGVEQVVFDRAGNKYHGRIAALADAAREAGLGF; via the coding sequence ATGGCCATCTCGATCAAGCACAACAAGTCGCTTGCTCCGAAGGTCGCGTCCCGTACGCGCCGTCAGCTGCGTGCCCGCAAGAAGATCAACGGCACTCCGGAGCGTCCCCGCCTGGTTGTGACCCGCTCTTCGCGTCACCTGTTCGTCCAGGTCATCGACGACGTCGCCGGCACCACGCTGGCCTCCGCGTCGACGATGGAGGCGGACCTGCGGGCCACCGAGGCCGACAAGTCGGCCAAGGCCAAGAAGGTCGGCGAGCTGATCGCCGCCCGCGCCAAGGCAGCGGGTGTCGAGCAGGTCGTCTTCGACCGGGCCGGTAACAAGTACCACGGGCGGATCGCGGCTCTGGCCGACGCCGCCCGCGAGGCCGGCCTCGGCTTCTGA
- the map gene encoding type I methionyl aminopeptidase, with protein MSQIEIKDAAQLKLMRRAGLVVSDGLAAMCGAAAIGVTTRELDSIGREVLERNDAKSSFLGYGAEYGAPFPAVACISVNDTLVHGIPDDRPLEDGDVVSIDFGAIVGGWHGDAARTVIVGSADPADVALVDATREAMWAGARQMRDGGRVGDVSRAIEGYVKSLPVRYGSLREYTGHGIGTQMHMEPDVPNWYRPRPTARLRTGMVLAIEPMLTRGTHHTLELDDEWSVVSRDGSRGSHWENTVAITPGGVWVLTEADGGESLLGDLYAPLAD; from the coding sequence ATGAGCCAGATCGAGATCAAGGACGCAGCTCAGCTGAAGCTGATGCGGCGGGCCGGTCTCGTGGTGAGCGACGGCCTTGCCGCCATGTGCGGGGCCGCCGCCATCGGGGTCACCACCCGTGAACTCGACTCCATCGGACGCGAGGTGCTGGAGCGCAACGACGCCAAGAGCTCCTTCCTCGGCTACGGCGCCGAGTACGGCGCACCGTTCCCCGCCGTCGCCTGCATCTCCGTCAACGACACGCTGGTGCACGGCATCCCCGACGACCGCCCGCTCGAGGACGGCGACGTCGTCTCCATCGACTTCGGCGCCATCGTGGGGGGCTGGCACGGGGACGCTGCCCGGACCGTCATCGTCGGCTCGGCGGACCCTGCGGACGTCGCGCTCGTCGACGCCACCCGTGAGGCCATGTGGGCCGGCGCGCGTCAGATGCGCGACGGCGGCCGCGTCGGCGACGTCTCCAGGGCCATCGAGGGCTACGTCAAGTCGCTACCTGTGCGCTACGGCTCGCTGCGCGAGTACACGGGCCACGGCATCGGCACCCAGATGCACATGGAACCGGACGTGCCGAACTGGTACCGCCCGCGGCCCACCGCGCGCCTGCGCACCGGGATGGTCCTGGCGATCGAACCTATGCTCACCCGCGGCACGCACCACACCCTCGAGCTCGACGACGAATGGAGCGTCGTGAGCCGCGACGGCTCGCGCGGCTCCCACTGGGAGAACACGGTCGCGATCACGCCCGGAGGCGTCTGGGTGCTGACGGAGGCCGACGGCGGCGAGTCCCTGCTGGGCGACCTCTACGCCCCGCTCGCGGACTGA
- the rplN gene encoding 50S ribosomal protein L14 — protein MIQQESRLKVADNTGAKEILCIRVLGGTKRRYAYLGDTIVATVKDAIPGGNVKKGDVVKAVVVRTVKERRRADGSYIKFDENAAVILKNDGEPRGTRIFGPVARELREKKFMRIVSLAPEVI, from the coding sequence ATGATCCAGCAGGAGTCGCGACTGAAGGTCGCCGACAACACTGGTGCAAAGGAGATCCTCTGCATCCGTGTGCTCGGTGGCACCAAGCGCCGCTATGCCTACCTGGGCGACACCATCGTCGCCACCGTCAAGGATGCAATCCCTGGCGGCAACGTCAAGAAGGGCGACGTGGTCAAGGCCGTCGTCGTCCGCACCGTCAAGGAGCGTCGCCGCGCCGACGGTTCCTACATCAAGTTCGATGAGAACGCGGCAGTCATCCTGAAGAACGACGGGGAGCCCCGTGGCACCCGCATCTTCGGCCCCGTCGCCCGTGAGCTGCGTGAGAAGAAGTTCATGCGCATCGTCTCGCTCGCCCCGGAGGTGATCTGA
- a CDS encoding type Z 30S ribosomal protein S14, which yields MAKTALKVKQSRKPKFGVRAYTRCQKCGRPHSVYRKFGLCRVCLREMAHAGELPGVTKSSW from the coding sequence ATGGCTAAGACAGCACTCAAGGTCAAGCAGTCCCGCAAGCCGAAGTTCGGCGTGCGCGCCTACACCCGCTGCCAGAAGTGCGGCCGACCCCACTCGGTCTACCGCAAGTTCGGGCTCTGCCGTGTCTGCCTCCGCGAAATGGCCCATGCCGGCGAGCTGCCGGGCGTGACCAAGTCGTCCTGGTGA
- the rplX gene encoding 50S ribosomal protein L24, whose protein sequence is MASLHIKKGDRVKVISGKDKGVVAEVIAVDPKAERVTVQGVNLVKKHRRESQTAAGKKIEGGIITVEAPIHVSNVQLVVKVDGKEVVTRVGYKRVDVTKKHADGTEYQAQRSVRIARKTGEEI, encoded by the coding sequence ATGGCATCGCTCCACATCAAGAAGGGTGACCGCGTCAAGGTCATCTCGGGCAAGGACAAGGGCGTGGTGGCCGAGGTCATCGCCGTCGATCCCAAGGCCGAGCGCGTCACCGTGCAGGGCGTCAACCTCGTCAAGAAGCACCGTCGCGAGTCGCAGACCGCCGCGGGCAAGAAGATCGAGGGCGGCATCATCACGGTCGAGGCCCCCATCCACGTCAGCAACGTCCAGCTCGTTGTGAAGGTCGACGGCAAGGAGGTCGTCACACGCGTCGGTTACAAGCGCGTCGACGTCACCAAGAAGCACGCCGACGGCACCGAGTACCAGGCGCAGCGCTCCGTGCGCATCGCCCGCAAGACCGGGGAGGAGATCTGA
- the rplF gene encoding 50S ribosomal protein L6, producing MSRIGRLPIAIPSGVDVKLDGQQVDVKGPKGSLALTIAEPITIGRNEAGLLEVARPNDERQNRSLHGLTRTLVNNMITGVTEGYEKKLEIVGVGYRVISKGPKQLEFALGFSHPVIVDAPEGIEFTVESATKFSVKGIDKQLVGETAANIRKIRKPEPYKGKGVRYAGEHVRRKAGKAGK from the coding sequence ATGTCACGAATTGGCAGGCTCCCCATCGCCATCCCGTCAGGTGTCGACGTGAAGCTCGACGGCCAGCAGGTCGACGTCAAGGGTCCCAAGGGTTCCCTGGCGCTCACCATCGCTGAGCCCATCACGATCGGCCGTAACGAGGCCGGGCTTCTGGAGGTCGCGCGTCCGAACGACGAGCGCCAGAACCGTTCTCTGCACGGCCTGACCCGCACGCTGGTGAACAACATGATCACCGGTGTGACCGAGGGCTACGAGAAGAAGCTCGAGATCGTCGGTGTTGGTTACCGCGTGATCTCCAAGGGCCCGAAGCAGCTCGAGTTCGCGCTCGGGTTCTCGCACCCCGTGATCGTCGACGCCCCCGAGGGCATCGAGTTCACCGTCGAGTCCGCGACCAAGTTCTCGGTCAAGGGCATCGACAAGCAGCTCGTCGGCGAGACCGCGGCCAACATCCGCAAGATCCGCAAGCCGGAGCCCTACAAGGGCAAGGGTGTCCGCTATGCGGGCGAGCACGTCCGCCGCAAGGCTGGAAAGGCTGGTAAGTAA
- a CDS encoding ABC transporter ATP-binding protein/permease: MLELRDVRKTYTTGDFTQVALNDVSIAFRDSEFVAVLGPSGSGKTTMLNIVGGLDHYDSGNLIIDGIETSSYRDRDWDAYRNNRIGFVFQSYNLIPHQSVLANVELALTLAGVSRAERRRRATAALQDVGLGDHIHKRPSQLSGGQMQRVAIARALVNDPEILLADEPTGALDSTTSVQIMGLLTSIARDRLVVMVTHNPELAEEYATRIVSLKDGVIASDTDPFVPQAVEREGRKARRTAMSFPTAISLSFNNLMTKKGRTLMTSFAGSIGIIGIASILALANGVNAYIKGVEEDTLSLYPLSIQRQGVDLTSLLTASRGIAQEASAAGDADDGDVHEVQLMASMFGSVGTNDLRSLKSFLDGNGGGIDDYVNSIQYSYDVSPRIYASDTSDGVRQVNPDTTFSSLGFGSSASASSLLSSSSSTSVFSELVDDLSLVENNAEIVAGRWPTAYDEVALVLTGSGGVSDLTLYAMGLRDPQELDDMVKQVATEGDVTVPDDPGTYSYQDLMGVSFKAVDSADLYSYDDEFDVWTDRSDDTDYVTDLVDDGDELRVVGVVQPSGDSSTLQPGIYYTRDLTEHMIADATDSAIVQSQLADPDVDVFTGKEFGAEDDGEEADLSSLFTIDEDALAGAFTFDQSKLQLDTSALESELSNLDLGLDDVQLDPSKLPALDVADILSQLDLSSVIKLPEAEDDGEATPSAPQVDTEALTAAVTAFAEAYTQWATAAGLDPTDPATLPAFLASAEGQAALAAGGEELDSEAAQQLLAAYLAYAVANGADPTDVAATMPAFLASPEGQALLASLTPDTTDADDAAQAADDSLAGRLVQGYLAYAEANNLDPQDIGTNLPAFLATDEGAALLAEAGTYVDTDALSAQLQPMLGDYVDQVVAVYSADLSSQLGAALSSQIGSALESSMASLADNMSSAMGINEDAFLDAFQLNRSTEELTRLLVSMAKTEAASLEGNLRTLGYADLDNPSNIDIYPIDFESKAEVINILDTYNDDARDAGDDDRVVTYTDIVGALMTSVTDIINTISYVLIAFVAISLVVSSIMIGVITYISVLERKKEIGILRSVGARKRDIRTVFNAETLIVGFVAGALGVAITALMTIPANAIVAANFGVENVAVLPWQAAIILVLISMGLTSVAGLMPASTASRKDPVEALRSE; the protein is encoded by the coding sequence ATGCTCGAGCTCAGGGACGTCCGCAAGACCTACACGACAGGTGACTTCACCCAGGTCGCGCTGAATGACGTCTCCATCGCCTTCCGCGACTCCGAGTTCGTGGCGGTGCTCGGGCCGTCCGGCTCGGGCAAGACGACCATGCTGAACATCGTGGGAGGGCTGGATCACTACGATTCGGGCAACCTGATCATCGACGGCATCGAGACGTCCAGCTACCGCGACCGGGACTGGGACGCCTACCGCAACAACCGCATCGGATTCGTCTTCCAGAGCTACAACCTGATCCCGCACCAGAGCGTGCTGGCCAATGTAGAGCTGGCGCTGACCCTGGCGGGGGTCTCGCGGGCCGAGCGGCGACGTCGCGCCACCGCCGCGTTGCAGGACGTGGGCCTGGGCGACCACATCCACAAGCGTCCCAGCCAGCTCTCCGGCGGGCAGATGCAACGCGTCGCGATCGCCCGCGCGCTCGTCAACGACCCCGAGATCCTGCTGGCCGACGAGCCAACCGGCGCGCTCGACTCGACCACCAGCGTGCAGATCATGGGCCTGCTCACGAGCATCGCCAGGGACCGGCTGGTCGTCATGGTCACGCACAACCCTGAACTCGCCGAGGAGTACGCGACCCGCATCGTGTCGCTGAAGGACGGTGTGATCGCCTCCGACACCGACCCCTTCGTGCCGCAGGCCGTCGAGCGGGAGGGCCGGAAGGCCCGCCGCACCGCGATGAGCTTTCCCACCGCCATTTCGTTGTCCTTCAACAACCTCATGACGAAGAAGGGCCGCACGCTGATGACGTCCTTCGCGGGCAGTATCGGCATCATCGGCATCGCGTCGATCCTCGCCCTGGCCAACGGCGTCAACGCCTACATCAAGGGGGTGGAGGAGGACACGCTCTCGCTCTACCCGCTGTCGATCCAGCGGCAGGGCGTGGACCTGACCAGCCTGCTGACCGCCTCCCGCGGCATCGCGCAGGAGGCGTCCGCCGCCGGGGATGCCGATGACGGCGATGTGCACGAGGTGCAGCTCATGGCGTCGATGTTCGGCAGCGTCGGGACGAACGACCTCCGCTCGCTGAAGAGCTTCCTGGACGGCAACGGCGGGGGCATCGACGACTATGTCAACTCCATCCAGTACTCCTACGACGTCTCGCCGCGGATCTACGCCTCGGACACGTCGGACGGTGTCCGCCAGGTCAACCCGGACACCACCTTCTCGTCGCTGGGCTTCGGGTCGAGCGCGTCCGCCAGCAGCCTGCTGTCCAGCTCGTCGAGCACCAGCGTCTTCTCCGAGCTCGTCGATGACCTGTCGCTGGTCGAGAACAATGCGGAGATCGTGGCCGGCCGCTGGCCGACCGCCTACGACGAGGTCGCTCTGGTGCTGACGGGCAGCGGGGGGGTGAGTGACCTCACCCTGTATGCGATGGGCCTTCGCGACCCGCAGGAGCTCGACGACATGGTCAAGCAGGTCGCGACCGAGGGGGACGTGACCGTTCCCGACGATCCCGGCACGTACAGCTACCAGGATCTGATGGGGGTGTCCTTCAAGGCGGTCGACTCCGCGGACCTCTACTCCTACGACGACGAGTTCGACGTGTGGACCGACCGCTCTGACGACACCGACTACGTCACGGATCTCGTCGACGACGGCGACGAGCTGCGGGTCGTCGGGGTCGTCCAGCCGAGCGGCGACTCGTCGACCCTGCAGCCGGGCATCTACTACACCCGCGACCTGACCGAGCACATGATCGCCGACGCGACCGACTCCGCCATCGTGCAGAGCCAGCTCGCCGACCCGGACGTCGACGTGTTCACCGGCAAGGAGTTCGGCGCCGAGGACGACGGAGAAGAGGCTGACCTCAGTTCCCTGTTCACCATCGACGAGGACGCGCTGGCCGGCGCCTTCACGTTCGACCAGTCGAAGCTGCAGCTCGACACGTCGGCCCTGGAGTCGGAGCTGTCCAACCTCGACCTGGGCCTGGACGATGTGCAGCTCGACCCGTCCAAGCTGCCGGCCCTCGACGTGGCCGACATCCTCTCGCAGCTGGACCTCAGCAGCGTCATCAAGCTCCCAGAGGCCGAGGACGACGGGGAGGCCACGCCGTCCGCGCCGCAGGTCGACACCGAGGCGCTCACCGCCGCGGTGACCGCCTTCGCCGAGGCCTACACGCAGTGGGCGACCGCCGCCGGCCTCGACCCGACTGATCCGGCGACGCTGCCGGCCTTCCTCGCCTCCGCGGAGGGGCAGGCGGCCCTGGCGGCCGGGGGAGAGGAACTCGACTCCGAGGCGGCCCAGCAGCTCCTCGCGGCATATCTCGCCTACGCCGTGGCCAACGGGGCGGACCCCACAGACGTGGCCGCCACGATGCCGGCCTTCCTCGCCTCCCCGGAGGGCCAGGCGCTGCTGGCGTCGCTGACCCCCGATACGACCGATGCCGACGACGCCGCCCAGGCGGCCGACGACTCTCTCGCCGGACGCCTCGTCCAGGGCTACCTCGCGTACGCCGAGGCCAACAACCTGGACCCGCAGGACATCGGGACCAACCTCCCGGCGTTCCTCGCCACGGACGAGGGGGCGGCGCTGCTCGCAGAGGCCGGGACCTATGTGGACACCGACGCGCTCAGCGCGCAGCTGCAGCCGATGCTCGGCGACTACGTCGACCAGGTCGTGGCGGTCTATTCCGCCGACCTCTCCTCTCAGCTCGGCGCGGCACTCTCGTCGCAGATCGGCTCGGCGCTGGAGTCCTCCATGGCCTCGCTGGCCGACAACATGTCGAGCGCCATGGGCATCAACGAGGACGCGTTCCTCGACGCCTTCCAGCTCAACCGCAGCACCGAGGAGCTGACCCGCCTGCTGGTGTCGATGGCCAAGACCGAGGCAGCGTCGCTGGAGGGGAACCTGCGCACGCTCGGGTACGCCGACCTCGACAACCCGTCGAACATCGACATCTACCCGATCGACTTCGAGTCGAAGGCCGAGGTCATCAACATCCTCGACACCTACAACGACGACGCCCGCGATGCGGGGGACGACGACAGGGTGGTCACCTACACCGACATCGTGGGTGCGCTCATGACGTCGGTCACCGACATCATCAACACCATCAGCTACGTGCTGATCGCCTTCGTCGCCATCTCGCTGGTCGTATCGTCGATCATGATCGGCGTGATCACCTACATCTCGGTGCTCGAGCGGAAGAAGGAGATCGGCATCCTGCGCTCCGTCGGCGCGCGCAAGCGCGACATCCGCACGGTGTTCAACGCCGAGACCCTCATCGTCGGATTCGTCGCCGGCGCGCTCGGCGTGGCCATCACAGCGCTCATGACCATCCCCGCCAACGCGATCGTCGCGGCGAACTTCGGCGTCGAGAACGTCGCGGTGCTGCCGTGGCAGGCGGCGATCATCCTGGTGCTGATCAGCATGGGCCTAACCTCGGTGGCGGGCCTGATGCCGGCCAGCACCGCGTCGCGCAAGGACCCCGTCGAGGCGCTGCGCTCCGAGTGA